The Miscanthus floridulus cultivar M001 chromosome 7, ASM1932011v1, whole genome shotgun sequence genome includes a region encoding these proteins:
- the LOC136462491 gene encoding BOI-related E3 ubiquitin-protein ligase 1-like, which produces MDGEAFRVGAGHLAAAYPSGAAMEDPNQSQNQSQFLFSSKSAAPLQLFGSTAVPAVGPAGYCNYTGNTHLPVMNQARTSNIDAGTEKLLKLQMSLNDYHQQNADRLARVGNPSAVSTGLRLSYEDDEHNSSITSASGSMTSLPTTMSSVDDLMAELDKENREISYYLRLQAEQIGKQMKEANQRRMISFLANLERSVGKKLREKELEAEAMNRKSKELNEQIRQVAMEVQSWQSAAMYNQSVANSLKTRLMQVVAQSTNLTREGTGDSEEADNAASSQNPNAGAGATPEGFFQSGLLGSDGGRGTTTTATVGLGACRWCGGKEASVLVMPCRHLCLCIDCERVSDVCPVCRFPKSGCVEINMS; this is translated from the exons ATGGACGGGGAAGCGTTCCGGGTGGGTGCTGGCCACTTGGCGGCCGCCTACCCCTCCGGCGCCGCCATGGAGGATCCGAATCAGAGCCAGAACCAAAGCCAGTTCCTGTTCAGCTCCAAGTCCGCCGCGCCGCTGCAGCTCTTTGGAAGCACCGCGG TCCCCGCGGTTGGTCCTGCTGGTTATTGTAATTACACTGGAAACACCCACCTTCCTGTTATGAACCAAGCAAGGACTTCAAACATTGACGCAGGGACTGAGAAGCTGCTGAAGCTTCAGATGTCCTTGAACGACTATCATCAACAGAATGCTGATCGGTTAGCGCGTGTTGGCAATCCAAGTGCTGTGTCAACTGGTCTGAGGCTGtcttatgaggatgatgagcacAATTCGTCGATCACGTCTGCTAGTGGTAGCATGACCTCGTTGCCTACCACAATGTCTTCTGTTGATGATCTCATGGCTGAACTGGACAAAGAAAACAGAGAGATTAGCTATTACTTAAGACTTCAG GCAGAGCAAATTGGCAAGCAGATGAAGGAGGCGAACCAGCGGCGGATGATTTCTTTCCTGGCGAACCTCGAACGATCGGTGGGGAAGAAGCTGCGGGAGAAGGAACTGGAGGCGGAAGCGATGAACAGGAAGAGCAAGGAGCTGAATGAACAGATCAGGCAAGTCGCCATGGAAGTCCAGTCATGGCAGTCAGCGGCCATGTACAACCAGTCGGTCGCCAACAGCCTGAAGACCAGACTGATGCAAGTGGTGGCGCAGAGCACCAACCTCACCAGAGAAGGCACCGGCGACAGCGAGGAGGCCGACAACGCTGCCTCCAGCCAGAACCCCAACGCCGGAGCTGGAGCCACCCCTGAGGGCTTCTTCCAGTCTGGCCTCCTTGGCAGCGATGGTGGCAGGGGCACGACGACGACGGCTACCGTCGGGCTGGGGGCTTGCAGGTGGTGTGGTGGGAAGGAGGCGTCAGTGCTGGTGATGCCGTGCCGCCACCTCTGCCTGTGCATCGACTGCGAGAGGGTCTCCGACGTGTGCCCCGTCTGCCGGTTCCCCAAGAGCGGCTGCGTGGAGATCAACATGTCCTGA
- the LOC136462490 gene encoding uncharacterized protein, translating into MKSEILPAGGGGGGGGGGGSAARSYEPMATVDTTDLRYWLHWRVGLCGLWVLACMAVAGYLIWRHEGAGADRRPGGASSSSSASSGPAGGELQGGGKGRRPGVLYDDEAWRPCLRDIHPAWLLAYRLISFFVLLSLLVVIVISDGGSIFYYYTQWTFILVTIYFGLGTALSIYGCSKFNDENIAAVAADMEHGTSYIPHGLAAKPTFDEHDGAREIAGFWGYLLQIIYQTNAGAVMLTDCVFWFIIFPFLTVKDYNLNFLLIGMHSVNAVFLLGEAALNSLRFPWFRIAYFFLWTALYVIFQWIVHATTPIWWPYPFLDLTSNLAPLWYLAVAVLQLPCYVVFRLVIKLKHHLLAKWFPVSYVRG; encoded by the exons ATGAAGTCGGAGATACTGCCTGCAG gtggcggtggcggtggtggcggcggaggcgggtCGGCGGCGCGGTCGTACGAGCCCATGGCCACGGTTGACACCACGGACCTGCGCTACTGGCTGCACTGGCGGGTGGGGCTGTGCGGCCTCTGGGTGCTCGCCTGCATGGCCGTCGCGGGCTACCTCATCTGGCGCCACGAGGGCGCCGGCGCCGACCGGCGCCCCGGcggcgcgtcgtcgtcgtcgtcggcctcGTCGGGCCCCGCGGGCGGCGAGCTGCAGGGCGGCGGCAAGGGGAGGCGCCCCGGGGTGCTGTACGACGATGAGGCTTGGCGGCCGTGCCTCCGGGACATCCACCCGGCGTGGCTCCTCGCCTACAGGCTCATCTCCTTCTTCGTCCTCCTCAGCCTGCTCGTCGTGATTGTCATCTCCGATGGCGGCAGCATCTTCTACTACTACACTCA GTGGACCTTCATTCTGGTGACGATTTACTTCGGG CTTGGCACAGCCCTGTCCATCTATGGCTGCAGCAAGTTCAATGATGAGAACATCGCCGCAGTGGCAGCAGACATGGAGCATGGCACGAGCTACATCCCTCATGGCTTGGCTGCTAAACCGACCTTCGATGAACACGATGGTGCTAGAGAGATTGCTGGGTTCTGGGGTTACCTGCTCCAGATCATCTATCAG ACAAATGCAGGTGCCGTGATGCTTACAGACTGTGTGTTTTGGTTCATCATTTTCCCATTCCTCACCGTGAAGGACTACAATCTCAACTTC TTGTTGATAGGAATGCATTCAGTGAATGCTGTTTTCTTGCTTGGTGAGGCAGCCCTGAATAGCTTG AGGTTCCCTTGGTTCCGGATCGCCTACTTCTTCCTTTGGACCGCGCTTTACGTCATTTTCCAATGGATTGTTCATGCAACTACTCCAATCTG GTGGCCTTACCCATTCCTTGACTTGACATCAAATTTGGCACCTTTGTG GTACCTCGCGGTGGCGGTGCTGCAACTGCCGTGCTACGTGGTGTTCAGGCTGGTGATCAAGCTGAAGCACCACCTGCTGGCCAAGTGGTTCCCGGTCTCGTACGTAAGAGGCTAG